Proteins from a genomic interval of Streptomyces sp. NBC_00820:
- a CDS encoding thioesterase family protein → MRHEVTDADTAAAMGSGDVPVLATPRLIAWMEAATVRATMPFTGPGLTTVGTAVRVEHLRATRVGGHVEVTAESPPSVPGRRLTFAVRAVDGSGALVARGEIDRAIVDRRRFLVQAPETTDD, encoded by the coding sequence ATGCGCCACGAGGTGACCGATGCCGACACCGCGGCGGCCATGGGCAGCGGCGACGTTCCCGTGCTCGCCACCCCGCGCCTGATCGCGTGGATGGAGGCGGCGACGGTACGGGCCACCATGCCGTTCACCGGGCCGGGCCTCACGACGGTGGGCACCGCCGTACGCGTGGAACACCTGCGCGCCACGCGCGTGGGCGGCCATGTGGAGGTGACCGCCGAGTCGCCGCCGTCCGTGCCGGGCCGAAGGCTCACGTTCGCCGTGCGGGCCGTCGACGGCTCGGGCGCACTCGTGGCCAGGGGCGAGATCGACCGGGCGATCGTCGACCGCCGGCGGTTCCTCGTGCAGGCGCCGGAGACGACGGACGACTGA
- the glpK gene encoding glycerol kinase GlpK yields MVERYVMSIDQGTNSTRCILFDHQGRLVSVAQKEHRQYFPKPGWVEHDAVEIWQNLRRVVPEALSAAGVEADQIAAVGLANQRETTVVWDRRTGAPLGRAIVWQDTRTAPLVEELRQRPGEDFFLDRCGLPPSTYFSALRLRWLFDNVKGLEQRAKDGEVLCGTMESWLIWNLTGGADGGLHITDPTNASRTMLMNIRTLTWDEELLELFGVPRPMLPEIRSSVQIYGEAVTLVPGVRIGAALGDQQAALFGQTCFSPGEAKCTYGTGSFLLLNTGNDLVRSRHGLLSTVAYQIGDQRPVYALEGSIAVTGSLVQWFRDRLGLISSAPEIETLARTVEDNGGCYIVPAFSGLFAPRWRSDARGVIVGLTSYITKGHLARAVLEATGWQTREVVDAMNADSAVALRELKVDGGMTSDNLLMQFVADVLDVPVVRPLVAETVSLGAAYAAGLAAGYWPDLEVLRRNWHRAAQWLPDMDPAHREAEYDNWQEAVERALGWVKPPKPEAGPA; encoded by the coding sequence ATGGTTGAACGGTATGTGATGTCCATCGACCAGGGCACCAACTCCACTCGATGCATCCTGTTCGACCACCAGGGCCGGCTGGTGTCGGTCGCCCAGAAGGAGCACCGCCAGTACTTCCCCAAGCCCGGCTGGGTCGAGCACGACGCCGTCGAGATCTGGCAGAACCTGCGGCGCGTCGTCCCCGAGGCCCTGTCCGCCGCCGGGGTCGAGGCCGACCAGATCGCCGCCGTCGGACTGGCCAACCAGCGCGAGACGACGGTCGTGTGGGACCGGCGCACGGGCGCCCCACTGGGCCGCGCGATCGTCTGGCAGGACACCCGCACCGCCCCGCTCGTCGAGGAGCTGAGGCAGCGGCCCGGTGAGGACTTCTTCCTCGACCGGTGCGGCCTGCCCCCCTCCACCTACTTCTCCGCACTGCGTCTGCGCTGGCTCTTCGACAACGTCAAGGGTCTGGAACAGCGCGCGAAGGACGGCGAGGTGCTGTGCGGCACCATGGAGAGCTGGCTGATCTGGAACCTCACCGGCGGCGCCGACGGCGGCCTGCACATCACCGACCCCACCAACGCCAGCCGCACCATGCTGATGAACATCCGCACGCTCACCTGGGACGAAGAGCTGCTGGAGCTCTTCGGGGTGCCCCGGCCGATGCTGCCCGAGATCAGATCCTCCGTCCAGATCTACGGCGAGGCCGTCACCCTCGTCCCCGGCGTCCGCATCGGCGCCGCGCTCGGCGACCAGCAGGCGGCCCTCTTCGGCCAGACCTGCTTCTCCCCGGGCGAGGCGAAATGCACCTACGGGACGGGCAGCTTCCTGCTGCTCAACACCGGCAACGACCTCGTACGCTCCCGGCACGGACTCCTCTCCACCGTCGCCTACCAGATCGGCGACCAGCGGCCCGTCTACGCCCTGGAGGGGTCCATCGCCGTCACCGGCTCACTGGTCCAGTGGTTCCGCGACCGACTCGGGCTGATCAGCAGCGCGCCGGAGATCGAGACCCTCGCCCGGACGGTCGAGGACAACGGCGGCTGCTACATCGTGCCCGCCTTCTCCGGCCTGTTCGCCCCCCGCTGGCGCAGCGACGCGCGCGGCGTCATCGTCGGCCTCACCTCGTACATCACCAAGGGACACCTGGCCCGTGCGGTCCTGGAGGCCACCGGATGGCAGACCCGGGAGGTCGTCGACGCCATGAACGCCGACTCCGCGGTGGCGCTCAGGGAGCTGAAGGTGGACGGCGGCATGACCTCCGACAACCTGCTCATGCAGTTCGTGGCCGACGTCCTCGACGTGCCCGTGGTACGGCCCCTGGTCGCGGAGACGGTCTCCCTCGGCGCCGCCTACGCCGCCGGACTCGCCGCCGGCTACTGGCCCGACCTGGAGGTGCTGCGCCGCAACTGGCACCGGGCCGCGCAATGGCTGCCCGACATGGACCCCGCCCACCGGGAGGCGGAGTACGACAACTGGCAGGAGGCCGTGGAACGGGCACTGGGGTGGGTCAAGCCGCCGAAACCGGAAGCCGGCCCTGCCTGA
- a CDS encoding thioredoxin domain-containing protein, whose product MTAPANTTGTNDTTLYYGDLSAPHDLQVFMEMRDRASAEVAKTLLDTIRQGADQGKFVVKFHFAETIDDTVGGCGSQRAVSALAAASDEGQKQFIEYMAALFAAQPFPPGDDKFAEASVLLSVADKVDGLRSDTFDQKITDKTYLTWAGESIGNFGSFGLPGTPAVWYDKENIPVVTVEGDVDITAQKFLDDIK is encoded by the coding sequence ATGACTGCTCCCGCAAACACGACCGGAACCAACGACACCACGCTGTATTACGGTGATCTGAGCGCCCCCCATGACCTTCAGGTGTTCATGGAGATGCGCGACCGGGCGAGTGCCGAGGTGGCCAAGACCCTGCTGGACACCATCCGCCAGGGCGCCGACCAGGGTAAGTTCGTCGTCAAGTTCCATTTCGCGGAGACGATCGACGACACGGTCGGCGGTTGCGGCTCGCAGCGTGCCGTGAGCGCGCTCGCCGCGGCCAGCGACGAGGGACAGAAGCAGTTCATCGAGTACATGGCGGCGCTCTTCGCCGCCCAGCCCTTCCCGCCCGGTGACGACAAGTTCGCCGAGGCCTCGGTGCTGCTTTCGGTGGCTGACAAGGTGGACGGACTGCGGTCCGACACGTTCGACCAGAAGATCACGGACAAGACCTATCTGACCTGGGCCGGGGAATCCATCGGGAATTTCGGTTCCTTCGGCCTGCCGGGAACACCGGCCGTCTGGTACGACAAGGAGAACATTCCCGTCGTGACCGTCGAGGGCGACGTCGATATCACCGCGCAGAAATTCCTGGACGACATCAAGTGA
- a CDS encoding SpoIIE family protein phosphatase gives MNASRNMAADPGRGFDEAVLGALFSDCPQPLYVLDDDLRLVGFNDAARRGGAFPLEGALGRTLGHWARGLHHKSVEAVLREVLATGTAATGVEVRTPDSAQTPVRVLTVSAFRLGIAGDGVRGLALTVEDVTDRYRARVRLGVLRDAGVRIGSSLDIVPTAQELADVSVPGLADVTIVDVLDSVLRGDVPSPNSLGHRLLLRCAGYRCVHPADGRHAPELGGVLEPTLTDRYRHILAKRRALLISGRSPEEARATGHKLVPEGTAHAHLAVPLCARGGVLGLVRFYRPFTPVPFDTDDLRLAGELARHTALCLDNARLYTRERSVARILQSSLRPPHVPGHDAVQTAHSYLPSSTSGDWFDIIPLSGARVALVVGEPPTRGIRAAVTMGGMRAAIGALASLDLPPEEVLERVHELVTRLDAEESRHPEDTLDSRRSGTSCLYTVYDPVSRRCTLASAGHPPPVLARPGDAPAFAHVPVGPALGHGRGRYRSVRTELPEGTIMVLCNPVLLHAAGVGSEEQLARLGDALRPQDRPLEEICESVLKGLATQRDPTSDGVLLLARTFALGGDRVASWTLPNDPVAVGEARHRTERHLRDWGLSDLVFTASVVVSELVTNAVRYSEGPIRLRLVRDHALIIEVTDDSSTAPQLRQAEDDDEHGRGLSITSQLTERWGTRREHRGKTIWAELAVPDGAAGSA, from the coding sequence GTGAACGCATCGCGGAACATGGCCGCGGATCCGGGGCGCGGATTCGACGAGGCCGTTCTCGGAGCGCTGTTCTCCGACTGCCCGCAGCCGCTGTACGTCCTCGACGACGACCTGCGCCTGGTGGGCTTCAACGACGCCGCCCGGCGCGGCGGGGCGTTCCCGCTGGAGGGAGCGCTCGGCCGGACGCTCGGACACTGGGCCCGGGGGCTGCACCACAAGTCCGTCGAGGCCGTGCTGCGCGAGGTGCTGGCCACCGGGACCGCCGCGACGGGCGTCGAGGTCAGGACGCCCGACTCGGCACAGACTCCGGTCCGGGTGCTGACGGTCTCGGCGTTCCGGCTGGGGATCGCGGGGGACGGCGTCCGTGGGCTCGCGCTCACCGTGGAGGACGTCACGGACCGCTATCGCGCGCGGGTCCGGCTCGGCGTGCTGCGCGACGCCGGTGTGCGGATCGGCTCCAGCCTGGACATCGTGCCCACGGCACAGGAACTCGCGGACGTCAGCGTGCCGGGCCTGGCCGACGTCACGATCGTGGACGTGCTGGACTCGGTGCTGCGGGGCGACGTCCCCTCCCCGAACTCCCTCGGGCACAGGCTGTTGCTGCGCTGTGCCGGCTACCGCTGTGTCCATCCGGCCGACGGACGCCACGCGCCGGAGCTGGGCGGCGTGCTGGAACCCACGCTCACCGACCGCTACCGGCACATCCTCGCGAAACGGCGGGCGCTGCTGATCAGCGGGCGGTCGCCGGAGGAGGCGCGGGCCACGGGGCACAAGCTGGTGCCGGAGGGAACCGCCCACGCGCATCTGGCGGTGCCGCTGTGCGCGCGTGGCGGGGTCCTGGGCCTGGTCCGGTTCTACCGCCCCTTCACCCCCGTGCCGTTCGACACCGACGACCTCAGGCTGGCCGGGGAACTGGCCCGCCACACCGCGCTGTGCCTGGACAACGCCCGGCTGTACACGCGCGAACGGTCCGTCGCGCGGATCCTCCAGTCCAGTCTGCGGCCCCCGCACGTGCCCGGGCACGACGCGGTCCAGACGGCGCACAGCTATCTGCCCAGCAGCACCAGCGGGGACTGGTTCGACATCATCCCGCTGTCGGGGGCGCGGGTGGCGCTGGTCGTCGGGGAGCCGCCCACCCGGGGCATCCGGGCCGCCGTCACCATGGGCGGGATGCGGGCCGCCATCGGCGCCCTGGCCTCCCTCGACCTCCCGCCCGAGGAGGTCCTGGAACGCGTCCACGAGCTGGTCACCCGCCTCGACGCGGAGGAGTCGCGCCACCCCGAGGACACCCTGGACAGCCGGCGCTCCGGCACCAGCTGCCTGTACACCGTGTACGACCCCGTCTCGCGCCGGTGCACCCTGGCCAGCGCGGGCCATCCGCCGCCGGTCCTGGCCCGGCCCGGCGACGCGCCGGCCTTCGCGCACGTACCGGTCGGCCCCGCGCTGGGTCACGGCCGGGGACGCTACCGGTCGGTGCGCACCGAGTTGCCCGAGGGCACGATCATGGTGCTGTGCAACCCGGTGCTGCTGCATGCCGCCGGCGTCGGCTCCGAGGAGCAGCTCGCCCGCCTCGGTGACGCGCTGCGTCCGCAGGACCGTCCGCTGGAGGAGATCTGCGAGTCGGTCCTGAAGGGCCTGGCGACGCAGCGGGACCCCACCAGCGACGGCGTGCTGCTGCTCGCCCGCACGTTCGCCCTGGGCGGCGACCGGGTCGCCTCCTGGACGCTTCCCAACGATCCGGTGGCCGTCGGCGAGGCCCGGCACCGCACGGAGCGCCATCTGCGCGACTGGGGCCTGTCCGACCTCGTGTTCACCGCCTCCGTGGTGGTCAGCGAGCTGGTCACCAACGCCGTCCGCTACTCCGAGGGGCCGATCCGGCTGCGTCTGGTCCGCGACCACGCCCTGATCATCGAAGTCACCGACGACAGCAGCACGGCCCCGCAGCTGCGGCAGGCCGAGGACGACGACGAGCACGGACGGGGCCTGTCCATCACCTCACAGCTCACCGAGCGCTGGGGCACCCGCCGGGAGCACCGCGGCAAGACCATCTGGGCCGAGCTGGCCGTGCCGGACGGGGCTGCCGGCAGCGCCTAA
- the moaC gene encoding cyclic pyranopterin monophosphate synthase MoaC, with product MGTQDRLTHIDEAGAARMVDVSGKDVTARTARASGRVLVSPRVIELLRGEGVPKGDALATARIAGIMGAKRTPDLIPLCHPLSVSGVTLDLSVADDAVEIYATVRTADRTGVEMEALTAVSVAALTVIDMVKAVDKGAVITDVRVEEKTGGKSGHWQRTAS from the coding sequence ATGGGTACGCAGGACCGACTGACGCACATCGACGAGGCGGGCGCGGCCCGGATGGTCGACGTTTCCGGGAAGGACGTGACCGCGCGTACCGCCCGTGCCAGTGGCCGGGTTCTCGTCTCGCCCCGGGTGATCGAGCTGCTGCGCGGCGAGGGTGTCCCCAAGGGTGACGCCCTGGCGACCGCGCGGATCGCGGGGATCATGGGTGCCAAGCGCACTCCGGACCTGATCCCGCTGTGCCATCCGCTGTCGGTGTCGGGTGTGACACTGGACCTGTCGGTCGCGGACGACGCCGTGGAGATCTACGCCACCGTGAGGACGGCGGACCGTACGGGTGTCGAGATGGAGGCGCTGACGGCGGTGTCCGTCGCCGCGCTGACCGTGATCGACATGGTGAAGGCGGTCGACAAGGGAGCGGTCATCACGGACGTACGGGTGGAGGAGAAGACGGGCGGCAAGTCCGGCCACTGGCAGCGCACTGCGTCCTGA
- a CDS encoding LysE family translocator produces MTTSLLAFVGACFLIAMVPGPSTVVILRRAVTDGRRTGMATVLGNECGVLLWGLAAAFGLSVLLLASQLAYDLMRIAGAAVLVWMGGRALWHARRGGGLPGQEPGTAPRVSLPRAYRQGLVTNFANPKAGVFAVSFLPQFVPHGAPVLPTLLAFSVIWAVVDLIWYLPLVWLAGRVGGVLGRPSVRRRMEQLSGAVLVGLGIRLAGQA; encoded by the coding sequence ATGACGACCTCCCTCCTCGCCTTCGTCGGCGCGTGCTTCCTGATCGCCATGGTCCCCGGACCCAGCACGGTCGTGATCCTGCGCCGGGCGGTGACCGACGGCCGGCGCACCGGCATGGCCACGGTCCTGGGCAACGAGTGCGGGGTGCTGCTGTGGGGCCTCGCCGCCGCCTTCGGCCTCTCCGTCCTCCTGCTGGCCTCGCAGCTCGCGTACGACCTCATGCGGATCGCCGGTGCCGCGGTGCTGGTGTGGATGGGCGGCCGCGCGCTCTGGCACGCCCGGCGCGGCGGCGGCCTGCCCGGACAGGAACCCGGGACCGCGCCCCGGGTGTCCCTCCCGCGCGCGTACCGGCAGGGCCTCGTCACCAACTTCGCCAACCCCAAGGCCGGCGTGTTCGCAGTCTCCTTCCTCCCGCAGTTCGTGCCGCACGGCGCCCCCGTCCTGCCGACCCTGCTCGCCTTCTCGGTGATCTGGGCCGTCGTCGACCTGATCTGGTACCTGCCGCTCGTCTGGCTCGCCGGACGGGTCGGCGGCGTGCTCGGACGGCCGTCCGTACGCCGCCGCATGGAGCAGCTGTCCGGCGCGGTCCTGGTCGGCCTCGGCATACGCCTGGCCGGCCAGGCTTAG
- a CDS encoding FUSC family protein has product MPLSRPPDPPGNGSGRRRSAAGLARVLTPSGVLTLNRVDGAFLFALRAALAMALSALPVTLVGRPDLAVYAMLGSFTTTFGRNLPYRRRARVLAGVAVAMTACVGLGSALASVAHPWEGGAGAAVVVTATAVVAGLSKLVCDATGLGGLGAVLLLFSFAVAANAQPQPGEVLVQTALAAAGAAVAWVLAMIGRFVHPDRPQRLVVAAALRSLADLLDGAVGGAGRARHRATGAVLQAYHSLGLAPPTGAETIDRNTTCVRLTDLSWSLLIDSSQHSRDDAVLAGHLRQQAALLTDRRLRFAPLLPDLAVLSPVATTDVAHGKRTAKVAPVDPAARRAWELVKGRRDSHAPRTVLLVPALRMFLGTLVAGGVAVGLGIGHGYWAAISAAAVLHAVNVRTTAQRAAQRTLGTAAGLVIALAVLAAHPLPLVLAAVIVLLEFLLEYGVVRNYGLGVVFLTPLALLLSDLATPSPTETLLYDRGLASVLGIVVGLLCALLVVHDRAAVRVEHALAACTEAIGWAEEALADPVHAPRPIVQVQLAVTTVELREADDAAAGELWPAGIDPAVLAAAEQRAYLLLARLLYR; this is encoded by the coding sequence ATGCCCCTCTCTCGCCCTCCGGATCCCCCCGGGAACGGCAGTGGCCGACGGCGGTCGGCCGCCGGCCTGGCGAGGGTGCTCACCCCGAGCGGGGTACTCACCCTGAACCGGGTGGACGGGGCGTTCCTCTTCGCTCTGCGGGCGGCTCTCGCCATGGCGCTCTCGGCGCTGCCCGTCACACTGGTCGGACGGCCCGACCTCGCCGTGTACGCGATGCTGGGCTCCTTCACCACCACGTTCGGGCGCAATCTGCCCTACCGGCGCCGGGCCCGGGTGCTCGCCGGGGTCGCGGTGGCCATGACCGCGTGTGTGGGCCTCGGCTCGGCTCTCGCGTCGGTCGCGCATCCCTGGGAGGGCGGCGCGGGCGCCGCCGTGGTGGTCACGGCGACGGCGGTGGTCGCGGGGCTGTCGAAGCTCGTCTGCGACGCGACCGGGCTCGGCGGACTGGGCGCGGTGCTGCTGCTCTTCTCCTTCGCGGTGGCGGCCAACGCGCAGCCCCAGCCCGGTGAGGTGCTGGTGCAGACGGCGCTCGCCGCGGCGGGGGCGGCGGTGGCCTGGGTGCTGGCCATGATCGGCCGGTTCGTGCACCCGGACCGGCCGCAGCGGCTCGTCGTTGCCGCGGCGCTGCGCTCGCTCGCCGACCTGCTGGACGGCGCCGTCGGCGGGGCCGGGCGGGCCCGGCACCGGGCGACCGGCGCCGTCCTCCAGGCGTACCACTCCCTCGGGCTCGCTCCCCCGACGGGCGCCGAGACGATCGACCGGAACACCACCTGTGTGCGCCTGACCGACCTGTCCTGGTCCCTGCTGATCGACTCCTCCCAGCACTCCCGCGACGACGCCGTGCTGGCGGGGCATCTGAGGCAGCAGGCCGCACTGCTCACGGACCGCCGCCTCCGGTTCGCCCCGCTGCTTCCCGACCTGGCCGTGCTGTCCCCCGTGGCGACGACGGACGTGGCCCACGGGAAGAGGACCGCGAAAGTGGCACCGGTGGATCCCGCCGCTCGGCGCGCCTGGGAACTGGTGAAGGGGCGCCGCGACAGCCACGCCCCCCGGACGGTGCTGCTCGTGCCCGCGCTGCGGATGTTCCTCGGCACGCTGGTGGCCGGCGGGGTGGCCGTGGGCCTGGGGATCGGACACGGCTACTGGGCGGCGATCTCGGCCGCCGCGGTGCTGCACGCGGTCAACGTCCGCACCACCGCGCAGCGCGCCGCCCAGCGCACCCTGGGTACGGCGGCCGGACTGGTCATCGCCCTCGCGGTGCTGGCCGCGCATCCGCTTCCGTTGGTGCTCGCCGCGGTGATCGTGCTCCTGGAGTTCCTGCTGGAGTACGGCGTGGTCCGCAACTACGGCCTGGGCGTCGTCTTCCTCACGCCGCTGGCGCTGCTGCTGAGCGATCTGGCCACGCCCTCTCCCACCGAGACGCTGCTCTACGACCGGGGGCTGGCCAGCGTGCTCGGCATCGTCGTCGGGCTGCTGTGCGCGCTGCTGGTGGTCCACGACCGTGCCGCGGTCCGGGTGGAGCACGCGCTGGCCGCGTGCACCGAGGCGATCGGCTGGGCGGAGGAGGCCCTGGCCGACCCCGTCCACGCGCCGCGTCCGATCGTCCAGGTGCAGCTGGCCGTGACCACCGTGGAGTTGCGCGAGGCCGACGACGCGGCGGCGGGCGAGCTGTGGCCTGCGGGCATCGACCCCGCGGTCCTCGCCGCGGCCGAGCAACGCGCTTATCTCCTGCTGGCCCGGCTGCTGTACCGCTGA
- a CDS encoding antitoxin has protein sequence MFDNLKNLKDKAEDIAEEHGDKISDGLEKLGDVIDDRTGGKHSGAIDTAVDKAQEYVDKLGEQNGDDERGK, from the coding sequence GTGTTCGACAACCTGAAGAACCTCAAGGACAAGGCCGAGGACATCGCCGAGGAGCACGGCGACAAGATCTCCGACGGCCTGGAGAAGCTCGGCGACGTCATCGACGACCGGACCGGCGGCAAGCACAGCGGCGCGATCGACACCGCCGTCGACAAGGCCCAGGAGTACGTCGACAAGCTGGGCGAGCAGAACGGTGACGACGAGCGCGGGAAGTGA
- a CDS encoding NUDIX hydrolase has protein sequence MSLEQAAGGTVQAVVVYDGRLLMVAEHAEHEDWELPAGTPEPAESPHATAERVVYELTGYLVDGSQALEPREAGEPVAVAAVVCQLLSESPSGGGSLPAEQQRWAPFAEAARLPLPGAVRDYLQGHTPV, from the coding sequence ATGTCGCTGGAGCAGGCCGCCGGGGGAACGGTGCAGGCGGTCGTGGTGTACGACGGCAGACTGCTGATGGTGGCGGAGCACGCGGAACACGAGGACTGGGAACTGCCCGCCGGCACCCCGGAACCGGCCGAGTCCCCGCACGCCACCGCGGAGCGCGTCGTCTACGAGCTCACCGGTTACCTCGTCGACGGCTCCCAGGCACTGGAACCGCGCGAGGCGGGGGAGCCGGTCGCGGTGGCAGCGGTGGTGTGCCAGCTGCTCAGCGAGTCCCCGTCCGGCGGCGGCAGCCTCCCGGCGGAGCAACAGCGCTGGGCCCCGTTCGCGGAGGCGGCCCGCCTCCCGCTGCCCGGAGCCGTACGCGACTACCTCCAGGGACACACTCCCGTGTGA
- a CDS encoding glycoside hydrolase family 5 protein encodes MPIAPPSLRLAVTGAGLLLLAATATPVSAAQPARASAPLAAVAADTASWTAPLSTRGRYVVDADGNRFRLKAANWDGAQGSYNGSGNASDPANHHAGQDSHGIPLGLDRAPLSQLLADFHQLGINTVRLPFSNEMIHATATVPDDAVAANPQLRGKTPLEVYDAVVAALSGSGFAVILNNHTNTSRWCCGIDGNERWNSSQSTAQWADDWVFMARRYASVPRVVGADLYNEVRRDILDDPNWGLGDAHDWYAAAQLAADRILTEGNPRLLIVIEGINWTGLPVDGFPHGRPTLTPARTLSHTLVDAHKLVYSAHFYGYTGPNHSGATGVGETHDPRYQDMTRAELDAALDDEAFFVEQSGQHYTAPVWVSEFGAGAGDTNTAARTWFTNVTDYFADHDADFAYWPLVGFEGHDDWALLRYDGAGHRSGVLDPADWRGTAWQHLMTAPDRTGPVAAVPVWRMLGTDHADAVESLRVRATGDWDNGARKAACPDGLRLVGLGHTSGRGLCTDAGTADLRAADGTQTVVTDERYVPSGGDWASGYTKFQCPSGGFLIGYSVRGERVSAGLCAPGRGSLAGGGRTVWFDRSDNRPADAAGGDFAYGDYKGQCAVNEYAAGIAFTTRLGSRPGPAALLCRTLP; translated from the coding sequence ATGCCGATCGCACCACCCTCCCTGCGCCTGGCCGTCACCGGCGCGGGATTACTGCTCCTCGCCGCCACCGCCACGCCGGTGTCCGCCGCCCAGCCGGCCCGTGCGTCCGCGCCCCTGGCCGCCGTGGCCGCGGACACCGCCTCCTGGACCGCGCCGCTTTCGACCCGGGGCCGTTACGTCGTCGACGCCGACGGCAACCGGTTCCGGCTGAAGGCCGCCAACTGGGACGGCGCGCAGGGCTCGTACAACGGCAGCGGCAACGCCTCCGACCCCGCGAACCACCACGCGGGCCAGGACTCCCACGGCATCCCGCTCGGCCTGGACCGGGCCCCGCTCTCCCAGCTCCTCGCGGATTTCCACCAGTTGGGGATCAACACCGTCCGGCTGCCCTTCTCCAACGAGATGATCCACGCCACGGCGACCGTTCCCGACGACGCGGTGGCGGCCAACCCCCAGCTGCGCGGGAAGACGCCGCTGGAGGTCTACGACGCCGTGGTCGCCGCGCTCAGCGGGAGCGGGTTCGCCGTCATCCTCAACAACCACACCAACACGTCCCGCTGGTGCTGCGGGATCGACGGCAACGAGCGCTGGAACAGCAGCCAGAGCACCGCGCAGTGGGCCGACGACTGGGTGTTCATGGCCCGCCGCTACGCCTCCGTGCCGCGCGTGGTCGGCGCCGACCTGTACAACGAGGTCCGCCGCGACATCCTCGACGACCCCAACTGGGGCCTGGGCGACGCCCACGACTGGTACGCGGCGGCCCAGCTGGCCGCCGACCGCATCCTCACCGAGGGCAACCCGCGCCTCCTCATCGTCATCGAGGGCATCAACTGGACCGGGCTGCCCGTGGACGGCTTCCCGCACGGGCGGCCGACGCTCACCCCCGCCCGCACCCTGTCGCACACCCTCGTCGACGCCCACAAGCTGGTCTACTCGGCCCACTTCTACGGCTACACGGGCCCGAACCACAGCGGCGCCACGGGGGTCGGCGAGACCCACGACCCCCGCTACCAGGACATGACGCGCGCGGAGCTGGACGCGGCCCTGGACGACGAGGCGTTCTTCGTGGAGCAGTCCGGGCAGCACTACACCGCACCCGTCTGGGTCAGTGAGTTCGGCGCCGGCGCGGGTGACACGAACACCGCGGCGCGCACCTGGTTCACCAACGTCACCGACTACTTCGCCGACCACGACGCCGACTTCGCGTACTGGCCGCTGGTGGGCTTCGAGGGGCACGACGACTGGGCGCTGCTGCGCTACGACGGCGCGGGGCACCGCTCCGGCGTCCTGGACCCGGCCGACTGGCGCGGTACGGCATGGCAGCACCTCATGACCGCGCCGGACCGGACCGGTCCCGTGGCGGCCGTACCCGTCTGGCGGATGCTCGGCACCGATCACGCCGACGCGGTGGAGTCCCTGCGGGTGCGGGCCACGGGCGACTGGGACAACGGGGCCCGCAAGGCGGCCTGCCCGGACGGGCTGCGGCTCGTCGGTCTCGGCCACACCTCGGGCCGCGGCCTGTGCACCGACGCCGGCACGGCGGACCTGCGCGCCGCCGACGGGACGCAGACCGTCGTCACCGACGAGCGGTACGTCCCCTCCGGCGGCGACTGGGCGTCCGGCTACACCAAGTTCCAGTGCCCGTCGGGCGGATTCCTCATCGGCTACAGCGTGCGCGGCGAGCGTGTCTCGGCGGGCCTGTGCGCCCCGGGTCGCGGCTCGCTCGCGGGCGGTGGGCGCACGGTGTGGTTCGACCGGTCCGACAACCGTCCCGCCGACGCGGCCGGCGGTGACTTCGCCTACGGCGATTACAAGGGCCAGTGCGCGGTGAACGAGTACGCCGCCGGGATCGCCTTCACCACCCGGCTGGGCAGCCGCCCGGGTCCCGCCGCCCTGCTCTGCCGCACCCTGCCCTGA
- a CDS encoding IclR family transcriptional regulator, translated as MPGPVQSIERAAAILRLLAGGPRRLGLGEVAASLGLAKGTAHGILRTLQHVDFVEQDAATGKYQLGAALLHLGTSYLDVNELRSRSLNWADALAARSGEAVRLGTPLEGKVLVIHHVFRPDDTLQTLDVGSLLPLHASSLGKVLLAYGTATLEPGPEPEAGLEAYTRHTLVTPQRLGQALAEVREQGWAAEIQEMSMGEAGLAAPIRGHGGLVVGALGVSGPVERICDGQGRPWPALITLLREGARAISRDLGAARW; from the coding sequence TCGAACGGGCGGCGGCGATTCTGCGCCTGCTGGCAGGTGGGCCGCGCCGACTCGGGCTCGGGGAGGTGGCGGCCTCGCTCGGGCTGGCCAAGGGCACCGCCCACGGCATTCTGCGCACGCTCCAGCACGTGGACTTCGTGGAGCAGGACGCGGCGACGGGGAAGTACCAGCTCGGGGCCGCCCTCCTGCACCTCGGCACCAGCTACCTCGACGTCAACGAGCTGCGCTCGCGCTCCCTGAACTGGGCGGACGCCCTGGCCGCCCGCAGCGGGGAGGCCGTGCGGCTGGGCACACCCCTGGAAGGGAAGGTCCTGGTCATCCACCATGTGTTCCGTCCCGACGACACCCTGCAGACCCTCGACGTGGGCTCACTGCTGCCCCTGCACGCCTCCTCCCTCGGCAAGGTCCTGCTGGCCTACGGGACCGCCACCCTGGAACCGGGCCCGGAGCCGGAAGCGGGGCTGGAGGCTTACACCCGGCACACCCTGGTCACCCCGCAGCGGCTCGGCCAGGCGCTCGCCGAGGTCCGCGAGCAGGGGTGGGCTGCCGAGATCCAGGAGATGAGCATGGGCGAGGCCGGGCTGGCCGCGCCCATTCGGGGACACGGCGGCCTGGTCGTCGGCGCCCTCGGGGTGTCCGGCCCGGTCGAGAGGATCTGTGACGGCCAGGGGCGGCCCTGGCCGGCCCTGATCACCCTGCTGCGGGAGGGAGCGCGGGCGATCTCCAGAGACCTGGGCGCCGCACGCTGGTAG